A window from Rhizosphaericola mali encodes these proteins:
- a CDS encoding putative quinol monooxygenase yields the protein MKNSKVILLAEIFVKPEFLEAVKEAAIKSVRIALFKEPGVESMTLTYKSDDPNCLIFFEVYASKEALDAHVKTEHAIQFFEFSSDKKIQPSKLTFLTEF from the coding sequence ATGAAGAATTCAAAAGTTATTTTATTAGCGGAAATATTTGTCAAGCCAGAATTTTTGGAGGCTGTAAAAGAAGCAGCAATAAAATCTGTCCGAATTGCATTATTCAAAGAACCTGGCGTTGAGTCAATGACGCTCACTTATAAATCAGATGATCCAAATTGTCTGATATTTTTTGAAGTATATGCATCTAAAGAAGCTTTGGATGCGCATGTAAAGACCGAACATGCAATACAATTTTTTGAATTCTCAAGTGATAAAAAGATTCAACCTTCAAAGTTGACATTTTTAACTGAATTCTAA
- a CDS encoding tRNA threonylcarbamoyladenosine dehydratase — MTKDTSWLSRTQLIVGAEGIKKLQNAHVLIVGLGGVGSFAAEFVARNGIGKMTIIDGDTVEASNRNRQLPALVSTTGRKKAEIMAERIRDIQPDIELQIFDSFIEPERVAEIFKTSRFDFLIDAIDSITPKITFIELAYQANIPFVSSMGAGGRLDPTRVRVVDISKTFNCPFAQQIRKMLRKKLIYKGFKAVFSDEKPLEDSLVLTDGSNYKKSAFGTMSYMPATFGAVCASVAIRHILEK, encoded by the coding sequence TTGACAAAAGATACAAGTTGGCTTTCGCGGACTCAATTAATCGTAGGAGCGGAGGGAATAAAAAAATTACAAAATGCGCATGTATTGATCGTAGGCTTAGGCGGTGTAGGATCTTTTGCCGCAGAATTTGTGGCGCGTAATGGTATTGGAAAGATGACGATCATCGATGGAGATACGGTTGAAGCGAGTAATCGCAATAGACAGTTACCTGCTTTAGTTTCTACAACTGGCCGCAAGAAAGCAGAAATTATGGCAGAAAGAATACGCGATATTCAACCGGATATTGAGTTACAAATATTTGATTCGTTTATCGAACCAGAAAGAGTTGCTGAAATATTTAAAACTTCTCGTTTTGATTTCTTAATTGACGCCATTGATAGCATTACACCAAAAATTACATTTATAGAATTGGCGTACCAAGCCAACATTCCATTTGTAAGCAGTATGGGTGCCGGTGGTAGATTGGATCCAACGCGAGTACGTGTTGTAGATATTAGTAAAACATTTAATTGCCCATTTGCACAACAAATCAGAAAAATGTTGAGGAAAAAACTAATATATAAAGGATTTAAAGCCGTATTTTCTGATGAAAAGCCGTTAGAAGATTCTTTAGTATTAACAGATGGAAGTAATTATAAAAAGTCTGCTTTTGGGACGATGTCTTATATGCCGGCAACATTTGGTGCTGTGTGTGCGTCCGTTGCAATTAGGCATATTTTAGAAAAATAG
- a CDS encoding 5-methyltetrahydropteroyltriglutamate--homocysteine S-methyltransferase: MALQNQAPFRADIVGSFLRPTVLKAARKAQLNGEISKDELTKIEDDSILDLIEKQKNNGLTAITDGEFRRGFWHIDFIEHLNGLEGYIPENGYNQQFKGDKAPNYNFRVIGKISFPENHPFLQHFTFLKTALGDDNLHIAKATIPSPTMILRQEILATQEHSHLKEIYPNLDDFYTDLATTYQQAIQAFYAVGCRYLQFDDTNWAFLIDKEKREMLLNKGINPDEIAEKCADIINQSLENKPTDMTITTHICRGNHASSWIFSGGYAPIAQALFRTNYDGFFLEYDSERSGDFTPLKEWKNKQSKIVLGLITSKFPELENPTQIKERINEATQFVPLENLCLSPQCGFSSTETGNKLTEEDQWKKIKLITEIAKDVWK; this comes from the coding sequence ATGGCATTACAAAATCAGGCACCTTTTCGTGCAGATATCGTGGGTAGTTTTTTGCGTCCGACAGTATTAAAAGCTGCGAGAAAAGCACAGTTGAATGGCGAAATTTCAAAAGACGAATTGACAAAAATCGAAGATGATTCCATCCTTGATTTGATCGAAAAGCAAAAAAATAACGGACTTACAGCTATCACCGATGGCGAGTTTAGACGTGGATTTTGGCATATTGATTTTATAGAACATCTGAATGGATTAGAAGGTTATATACCAGAAAATGGTTATAATCAACAGTTTAAAGGAGATAAAGCCCCTAATTATAACTTTAGGGTCATTGGAAAAATTAGCTTTCCCGAAAATCACCCATTTTTACAGCATTTTACTTTTTTAAAAACAGCGTTGGGAGATGATAATCTACATATTGCAAAAGCAACGATCCCAAGTCCAACAATGATCTTACGTCAAGAAATATTGGCAACGCAAGAACATTCTCATTTAAAAGAAATTTATCCCAATTTGGATGATTTTTATACAGATTTAGCGACCACCTATCAACAAGCTATTCAAGCATTTTACGCTGTGGGATGCAGATATTTGCAATTCGATGATACCAATTGGGCTTTTTTGATCGATAAGGAAAAAAGAGAAATGCTTTTGAATAAAGGCATAAATCCAGATGAAATCGCTGAAAAATGTGCGGATATTATTAACCAATCATTGGAAAATAAACCTACTGATATGACCATCACTACACATATCTGTAGAGGTAATCATGCTTCATCTTGGATTTTTTCTGGTGGCTACGCTCCTATCGCTCAAGCACTTTTCCGCACCAATTATGATGGCTTTTTCTTGGAATATGATTCAGAAAGATCTGGTGATTTTACCCCATTGAAAGAATGGAAAAATAAACAAAGTAAAATCGTTTTGGGATTGATAACCTCTAAATTTCCCGAATTAGAAAATCCTACTCAAATAAAAGAACGAATAAACGAAGCAACTCAATTTGTTCCTTTAGAGAATCTTTGTTTAAGTCCGCAATGTGGATTCTCATCCACAGAAACGGGAAATAAACTGACAGAAGAAGATCAATGGAAAAAAATCAAATTAATTACTGAAATCGCAAAAGACGTTTGGAAATAA
- a CDS encoding TetR/AcrR family transcriptional regulator, which translates to MASENVRLQILVGAQKLFQQNGWSKITMEVVAKSIGKAKSSLYYYFKSKEEIYFAVLDMEINEIILETIRQIKEEKTLEAKLFTFSKVKFEMTRKRRSLYATTEIGMDQEEFTKYTEIKRSVHDKYVEKEKVVLQQVFIEAIQNKELDEIDSIKMDALLLIFLCGLRGLNREFYHRISHEEMKGILQLHCQVFYKGIK; encoded by the coding sequence ATGGCAAGTGAAAATGTAAGATTACAGATTCTCGTCGGAGCACAGAAATTATTTCAACAAAATGGTTGGAGTAAAATAACGATGGAAGTTGTTGCCAAATCTATAGGAAAAGCAAAAAGTTCATTATACTATTATTTTAAAAGTAAAGAAGAAATCTATTTTGCCGTTTTGGATATGGAAATAAATGAAATTATCCTAGAAACTATAAGGCAGATAAAAGAAGAGAAAACTCTTGAAGCTAAACTATTTACTTTTTCGAAAGTCAAATTTGAAATGACACGGAAACGCCGCTCTCTATATGCTACAACAGAGATTGGTATGGATCAAGAAGAGTTTACAAAATATACTGAAATTAAGAGATCTGTTCATGATAAGTATGTAGAAAAAGAAAAAGTGGTATTGCAACAAGTGTTTATCGAAGCTATTCAAAATAAAGAATTAGATGAAATCGATAGTATCAAAATGGATGCTTTGTTATTGATTTTTTTGTGTGGATTGAGAGGATTAAATAGAGAATTTTATCATAGGATTTCGCATGAAGAGATGAAGGGTATATTACAACTTCACTGTCAAGTGTTTTATAAAGGGATTAAATAA
- a CDS encoding MFS transporter, with product MELGNAFRVFSSRNYRYFFFGQLISRMGTWMQRTAVIWVVYTMTHSVLWVGITTFAEQFPSFILSPAGGITADKYDRHKIVIVTQTVSAIQAILLTFIYANGWHNIGILLSLSLLLGIANAYDIPARQSMVNELVDSPDDLPGAIAMNSSLNNFARLAGPALAGIAMATLGATFCFASNAISFVAVIYCLIKLRLPHRDLTVKGSNIYQQFKDGWLYVRKNEEISKILTLSALLCFLVTTYNTLQPYFAKDVFHGDAATYGYINTATGVGAFLSTFFIASQKKGKSLKKILLINMILLGVGLLMMSFVTKLPVYLFMCFVCGFGNMSAIPICNTIIQTASSDEMRGRSVGFFTMATMGTLPLGSIVVGFFAKHFSAQNCQLVQGIICIIIAFVFLPYLLRKPKNNL from the coding sequence ATGGAATTAGGAAATGCATTTAGAGTATTTAGTTCGCGCAACTACCGCTATTTTTTCTTTGGACAATTAATTTCCAGGATGGGAACTTGGATGCAAAGAACAGCGGTAATCTGGGTGGTATATACTATGACGCATTCTGTGTTGTGGGTAGGTATTACTACTTTTGCCGAGCAATTTCCTTCTTTCATATTATCTCCTGCCGGAGGTATCACCGCAGATAAATACGATCGACATAAAATCGTTATAGTTACCCAAACAGTGTCTGCAATCCAAGCGATATTATTGACATTTATATATGCAAATGGGTGGCATAATATTGGCATTTTATTATCACTTAGTCTTTTGTTGGGAATTGCCAATGCTTACGATATTCCAGCGCGTCAGTCCATGGTCAATGAATTAGTGGATTCTCCAGATGATCTTCCTGGAGCGATTGCTATGAACTCTTCTTTAAACAATTTTGCTCGTTTGGCTGGTCCTGCATTGGCAGGAATTGCGATGGCAACTTTAGGAGCTACTTTTTGTTTTGCTTCGAATGCAATTAGTTTTGTAGCGGTAATTTATTGTTTGATTAAATTAAGATTGCCTCATCGAGACTTAACAGTCAAAGGGAGTAATATATACCAACAGTTTAAAGATGGGTGGCTTTATGTTCGTAAAAATGAAGAAATCAGTAAAATATTGACACTATCGGCATTGCTTTGTTTTTTGGTTACGACCTATAATACATTGCAACCTTATTTTGCCAAAGATGTATTTCATGGCGATGCTGCTACTTATGGTTATATCAACACAGCAACAGGGGTGGGTGCTTTTTTGAGTACATTTTTTATCGCTTCGCAAAAGAAGGGTAAGAGTTTGAAAAAAATACTTCTGATTAATATGATATTGCTAGGTGTGGGACTTTTGATGATGTCATTTGTAACTAAATTGCCGGTTTATTTATTCATGTGTTTTGTTTGCGGATTTGGAAACATGTCTGCAATTCCGATATGTAATACGATAATTCAAACGGCGTCTTCTGATGAGATGCGTGGACGATCCGTTGGCTTTTTTACTATGGCAACTATGGGGACTTTGCCATTGGGAAGTATTGTAGTTGGCTTTTTTGCAAAGCATTTTAGTGCGCAAAATTGTCAATTGGTACAAGGTATTATTTGTATAATCATTGCATTTGTTTTTTTACCTTATTTATTAAGAAAACCTAAAAATAATTTATAG
- a CDS encoding TatD family hydrolase, with the protein MKYYDCHTYLDMQIEDVVAIRNVQISEDSALGKYQSIGIHPWNVQADFETELAILEEKITSDAIIAVGECGLDRLHFETFELQKKVFQQQITFANKYQKPLIVHCVKAFSECLQLLSLAKVPVIIHGVNNKWDSIAAFVDRGYFLSFGAAILKVNSISRKILPQIPIHQLLLETDDTDISIQSIYQTAASLLTIDSEAFNLQIESNFHKIFQI; encoded by the coding sequence ATGAAATACTACGATTGTCATACTTATTTAGATATGCAAATAGAGGATGTTGTTGCAATTAGAAACGTGCAAATATCTGAGGATTCTGCTTTGGGTAAATATCAATCTATTGGAATACATCCCTGGAATGTGCAAGCAGATTTTGAAACTGAATTGGCAATTTTAGAAGAAAAAATTACGTCAGATGCTATAATCGCTGTGGGCGAATGCGGGTTGGATCGATTACATTTTGAGACATTTGAGTTGCAAAAAAAAGTCTTTCAACAACAAATTACTTTTGCTAATAAATACCAAAAGCCTTTGATTGTTCATTGTGTAAAGGCATTTTCCGAATGTTTACAATTATTAAGCTTGGCAAAAGTTCCGGTGATTATACACGGAGTGAATAATAAATGGGACTCAATTGCAGCTTTTGTAGATCGCGGATATTTTTTATCATTTGGCGCAGCAATATTGAAAGTAAATAGTATTTCTCGAAAAATACTTCCACAAATTCCAATACATCAATTGCTACTGGAAACGGATGATACGGACATTTCTATTCAAAGTATTTATCAAACGGCTGCTTCTTTATTGACAATTGACTCCGAAGCTTTTAATTTGCAAATAGAATCAAACTTTCATAAAATTTTCCAGATTTGA
- the prfH gene encoding peptide chain release factor H — protein sequence MENLIIHISSGQGPEECCRTVFHVKNRLEIYLKNLKLEVQTIGLFKSVEKNSFHSTTISIKGMDLENILKEWVGTIQWIAASPFRPKHKRKNWFISISKFKPITIKNWNEKDFKFDTCRASGPGGQNVNKVESAVRAIHPATGISVQVAEKRTQLENKKIAQERLLDKLQKLNEQEIVQFQITQWNTNKQLERGNPIKVFNEPL from the coding sequence ATGGAAAATTTAATTATACATATCTCCTCTGGTCAAGGTCCAGAAGAATGTTGCCGAACTGTATTTCATGTAAAAAATCGTTTAGAAATATATTTAAAGAATTTAAAATTGGAAGTTCAAACTATAGGACTTTTTAAAAGCGTAGAAAAGAATAGTTTTCATTCAACAACTATTTCAATCAAAGGAATGGATTTGGAAAATATTTTAAAAGAATGGGTTGGAACAATTCAATGGATTGCGGCAAGTCCATTTCGCCCAAAACATAAAAGGAAAAATTGGTTTATAAGTATTTCCAAGTTTAAACCAATCACAATAAAAAATTGGAATGAAAAAGATTTCAAATTTGACACTTGCCGCGCTAGCGGACCAGGCGGACAAAATGTAAACAAGGTTGAGTCGGCCGTAAGAGCAATTCATCCAGCTACAGGAATTTCAGTTCAAGTTGCTGAAAAAAGAACACAATTAGAAAATAAAAAGATTGCGCAAGAGCGACTTTTAGATAAATTACAAAAGTTGAACGAACAAGAAATTGTCCAATTTCAAATCACACAATGGAATACAAACAAGCAATTAGAAAGAGGAAATCCAATTAAAGTTTTTAACGAACCACTTTAA
- a CDS encoding NAD(P)H-dependent flavin oxidoreductase, which yields MNINELKERVSLPVIVSPMFLVSGTKIVIESCKNGIVGTFPALNGRTSEDFENMLKEIISALEEFEKSSGIKPAPFGVNLIVNKTNPRLLPDLQLCIKYKVPIIITSLGAVKDIVDAVHDYGGIVLHDIVKKRHAEKAIEAGVDGIICVAAGAGGHAGTANPFALVEEIRDFYKGFLVLAGAINNGKDIVATTSIGADFAYMGTRFIATEESLASSDYKELLETAIIDDIIYTDAVSGVNANFLLPSIEKSGFDLTHKKEEDFSQLSGAHAKAWKDVWSAGHGVAGIHEILPVEKLVNNLKSQYKETLLKNSETLKSLKY from the coding sequence ATGAATATAAATGAATTGAAAGAACGAGTCAGTTTGCCAGTGATTGTTTCGCCGATGTTTCTAGTTTCCGGAACTAAAATCGTCATTGAATCTTGTAAAAATGGTATTGTTGGAACTTTTCCAGCGCTGAATGGACGAACTTCTGAAGATTTCGAAAATATGTTGAAAGAAATTATTTCAGCATTGGAAGAATTTGAAAAAAGTTCGGGAATTAAACCTGCGCCATTCGGTGTAAATCTTATCGTTAATAAGACCAATCCGAGATTGTTGCCGGACTTACAATTATGTATCAAATATAAAGTTCCGATAATTATCACATCCCTTGGTGCGGTCAAGGATATTGTAGACGCTGTGCATGATTATGGCGGAATTGTATTACATGATATTGTGAAAAAGCGTCATGCCGAGAAAGCAATTGAGGCGGGCGTTGATGGTATTATTTGCGTAGCTGCTGGTGCTGGCGGTCATGCTGGCACAGCAAATCCCTTTGCACTGGTGGAAGAAATAAGAGATTTTTATAAAGGTTTTTTGGTACTTGCTGGAGCTATTAATAATGGAAAGGATATCGTTGCGACCACTAGCATAGGCGCGGATTTCGCATATATGGGAACTCGATTTATAGCAACTGAAGAAAGCTTGGCAAGTTCAGACTATAAAGAATTATTGGAAACTGCGATCATTGATGATATCATTTATACAGATGCCGTTTCAGGCGTGAATGCCAATTTTCTTTTGCCTAGTATTGAAAAATCAGGATTTGATTTAACACATAAAAAAGAAGAAGACTTTTCACAATTGTCCGGTGCACATGCAAAAGCTTGGAAAGACGTATGGTCTGCCGGTCATGGTGTTGCAGGTATCCACGAAATTTTGCCCGTTGAAAAATTGGTCAATAATTTAAAATCGCAATACAAAGAAACTTTATTGAAAAATAGTGAAACACTAAAGTCACTGAAATACTAA
- a CDS encoding cysteine hydrolase family protein: protein MGRTALLVMDMQKMLLSTLSNPESIIEKNKQAILFARENQIPIIYVVVGFNEGFHEIHPNNKSFSKIAQNLANVDLNKWKEISEEIQPQKGDAVVVKKRFSAFTGSDLDLILRSKNIQHIVLSGIVTSGVVLSTYTEAADKDFKITILSDACKDRDEEVHQLLMSKIFTRNAEVMTVENWENTFEK, encoded by the coding sequence ATGGGACGTACAGCATTGCTCGTAATGGATATGCAAAAAATGTTATTATCTACGCTAAGTAATCCAGAATCAATCATTGAGAAAAATAAGCAAGCTATATTATTTGCTCGGGAAAATCAGATTCCGATAATTTATGTAGTTGTAGGATTTAATGAAGGATTTCATGAAATTCATCCGAATAACAAAAGTTTTAGTAAAATCGCACAAAACCTAGCGAATGTTGATTTGAATAAATGGAAAGAAATTAGCGAAGAGATTCAACCTCAAAAAGGGGATGCTGTTGTTGTCAAAAAAAGATTTAGCGCTTTTACTGGTAGTGATTTGGATTTGATTTTACGTTCTAAAAATATACAACACATAGTTCTTTCTGGTATAGTTACAAGTGGAGTTGTGTTATCCACATATACAGAGGCAGCGGATAAAGATTTTAAAATTACTATTCTTTCGGATGCTTGTAAAGATAGAGATGAAGAAGTACATCAACTATTGATGTCAAAAATATTTACACGAAATGCAGAAGTGATGACCGTAGAAAATTGGGAAAATACATTTGAAAAATAG
- a CDS encoding NADH:flavin oxidoreductase/NADH oxidase: MAILFSPFTIRNKTFKNRLVMSPMCQYSAVDGFANNWHLVHLGSRAVTGIGTIITEAVAVSPEGRISADDLGIYKEDHVEKLKEITTFIKEQGVVPGIQLGHAGRKGSSYPEWKGAGTIPEKEGGWKTVGPSAIPFAPNYAAPQELSISDIQRIVNDFILGAKRSIAAGFDILELHAAHGYLIHQFLSPLSNQRTDEYGGSFENRIRFLLEIIDGVKAILPENILLYVRLSGTDWAEEGIKAWTIEESIELAKKLSEKEIDLLDVSSGGSIAQPKIPVGASYQLPLATAIKNAVPNLVIGAVGMINSAEQAETILLQNNADFIFMARELLRNPYWILDAAHKLHAKFDWPNQYRRANPNFKSHK, from the coding sequence ATGGCCATTCTATTTTCACCATTTACGATTAGGAATAAGACTTTTAAGAATAGATTAGTAATGTCGCCGATGTGTCAATACTCTGCAGTGGACGGATTTGCCAATAATTGGCATTTGGTGCATTTGGGAAGTCGCGCAGTAACCGGAATAGGGACAATTATTACAGAAGCAGTAGCCGTATCTCCTGAGGGAAGAATTTCTGCAGATGATCTAGGGATATACAAAGAGGACCATGTTGAAAAATTAAAAGAAATTACCACTTTCATTAAAGAGCAAGGTGTAGTTCCTGGCATACAACTGGGACATGCTGGACGAAAAGGAAGTTCGTATCCGGAATGGAAAGGTGCGGGTACTATCCCAGAAAAGGAAGGCGGATGGAAAACTGTTGGCCCTTCAGCTATTCCATTTGCACCTAATTATGCTGCTCCACAGGAATTAAGTATTTCGGATATTCAGAGAATTGTAAATGATTTTATTCTTGGTGCAAAAAGGTCGATTGCAGCAGGTTTTGATATACTTGAATTGCATGCCGCTCACGGATATTTAATTCACCAATTTTTGAGTCCATTGAGCAATCAAAGAACAGATGAATACGGTGGTAGTTTTGAAAATCGTATTAGATTTTTATTAGAAATCATTGATGGTGTAAAGGCGATTTTACCAGAAAATATACTTCTATACGTTCGCCTATCTGGCACGGATTGGGCAGAAGAAGGTATAAAGGCTTGGACTATTGAAGAATCCATTGAGTTGGCAAAAAAATTATCTGAAAAAGAAATTGATTTGTTGGATGTATCAAGTGGTGGGAGCATTGCTCAACCTAAGATTCCTGTTGGTGCATCTTATCAATTACCTTTGGCAACTGCGATCAAAAATGCAGTTCCAAATTTAGTAATTGGTGCTGTAGGAATGATTAATTCTGCAGAACAAGCGGAGACCATTCTTTTGCAAAATAATGCGGATTTCATATTTATGGCTAGAGAGTTATTAAGAAATCCGTATTGGATTTTAGATGCAGCGCATAAGTTGCATGCAAAATTTGACTGGCCAAATCAATACAGAAGAGCAAATCCCAATTTTAAATCGCATAAATAA
- a CDS encoding winged helix-turn-helix transcriptional regulator, whose amino-acid sequence MKAIRKTKDFNPCNCPVTHSFNKIGGKWKITIFYLISKSYFRSSAMLKVLPTISKQTLLNQLKELTEDQLIERIVFPEMPPRVEYHLTEYGLTIIPAIKGLQEWGLKDMARTVIEK is encoded by the coding sequence ATGAAAGCTATAAGAAAAACAAAGGATTTTAATCCATGCAATTGTCCGGTTACTCATAGTTTTAATAAAATAGGCGGAAAATGGAAAATCACAATTTTTTACTTAATTAGCAAAAGTTATTTCCGATCTTCTGCTATGTTGAAAGTTTTGCCCACTATCAGTAAACAAACGTTACTAAATCAACTTAAAGAACTAACAGAAGATCAATTAATTGAGCGTATTGTATTTCCAGAAATGCCTCCAAGAGTTGAATATCATTTAACTGAATATGGATTAACAATCATTCCTGCTATTAAAGGTCTTCAAGAATGGGGATTAAAGGACATGGCAAGAACAGTTATTGAAAAATAA
- a CDS encoding DUF4442 domain-containing protein — protein sequence MNQEQFKAVITSQIPIAWIAGVRLGSFEKDKVQTYVELDFLNQNPFKSMFWAVQGMAAEFSGGMILLEKVQITGQNISTLVVGLETMFTKKAVGKITFTCDQGALIDEKITEAIDTKQGVMFKLISIGTDESGDQVAKFQFTWSIKVK from the coding sequence ATGAACCAAGAGCAATTTAAAGCCGTTATTACGTCTCAAATTCCGATAGCATGGATTGCAGGTGTACGTTTGGGAAGTTTTGAAAAAGATAAAGTACAAACCTATGTGGAACTAGATTTCTTAAATCAAAATCCATTCAAAAGTATGTTTTGGGCAGTACAAGGTATGGCTGCAGAGTTTTCTGGAGGTATGATATTATTGGAAAAAGTACAAATTACAGGACAAAATATTTCTACATTGGTGGTTGGTTTAGAAACTATGTTCACCAAAAAAGCAGTTGGGAAAATCACTTTCACTTGCGACCAAGGTGCTTTAATTGATGAAAAAATCACAGAAGCTATAGATACAAAACAAGGTGTAATGTTCAAATTAATCAGCATAGGAACCGACGAAAGCGGGGATCAGGTTGCAAAATTTCAATTTACATGGAGTATTAAAGTGAAATAG
- a CDS encoding alpha/beta hydrolase has product MSTKLNIVLVHGAFGDGSHWKYVIPTLVANGYNVRAVQLPLTSLDEDVQRTSDMVSSLEGSTLLVGHSYGGMVITQSGNLPSVKGLVYIAAFAPESGESAGGLLQLREAPEGAAAIAPGPSGYLYVNYDKYHDVFCQGVSEDDAIVMSLSQKPITGAAFGAPSGEPAWKNKPSWYQVSNNDKMIPPATETFFAERIKAQKTIFLDAGHASMASNANEVTALILEAAASLTE; this is encoded by the coding sequence ATGTCTACAAAATTAAACATCGTTTTAGTTCATGGCGCATTTGGAGACGGATCACATTGGAAATATGTAATTCCAACTTTAGTTGCAAATGGTTATAATGTTAGAGCTGTGCAACTTCCACTAACATCATTAGATGAAGATGTACAGAGAACAAGCGATATGGTTTCTTCTTTAGAAGGTTCAACTTTACTTGTTGGACATTCCTATGGCGGTATGGTAATTACACAATCAGGCAATTTACCTAGTGTCAAAGGTCTGGTATATATCGCCGCATTTGCACCAGAGTCCGGAGAGTCTGCTGGAGGTTTACTTCAATTGAGAGAAGCTCCAGAGGGCGCTGCAGCAATCGCTCCAGGTCCATCAGGGTATTTGTATGTAAATTATGACAAGTATCATGATGTTTTTTGTCAAGGTGTATCAGAGGACGATGCGATTGTCATGTCCTTATCTCAAAAACCAATTACAGGAGCCGCATTCGGTGCGCCCTCAGGAGAACCCGCATGGAAAAATAAACCAAGTTGGTATCAAGTATCTAATAACGATAAAATGATTCCACCTGCAACGGAAACTTTTTTTGCAGAGAGAATAAAGGCTCAAAAAACCATATTTTTAGATGCAGGACATGCATCTATGGCTTCAAATGCAAATGAAGTTACTGCATTAATTTTGGAGGCTGCAGCATCTTTAACCGAATAA